The Rhipicephalus sanguineus isolate Rsan-2018 chromosome 4, BIME_Rsan_1.4, whole genome shotgun sequence DNA window GCACGCATCCCATCATGCTCGAAGTCAAAGGACATCCCATACCGTGCGTGCCTAGCCTGCGAGTCTTGGGGCTCCGCATACAACAGAACCGTAAGAACACAGAGACTATCGAATGCCTCAAGACCCACGCTACTCAAATAGGAAGGCTCATCGCCCGCATCGCCAACAAGCACATGGGAATGAAAGAGGACAACCTTTTACGGTTGGTGCAAGCCTTTATTATCAGCCGCATCGTGTACGTCGCGCCCTTCCTATGCCTCTCCAACGCCGAGAAACACAAGATTAACATAATTATCAAGAAAGCATACAAGCAAGCCCTGCACGTCCCTCAATCTACGGAGAATCAAAAGCTCATGGAATTAGGCCTACATAACACAATTGAGGAGTTAATTGAGGCTCAGCGCATTTCACACTACGAGCGGCTCTCGCAAACACAGACCGGGCGGCACATCCTCCGTACCCTTGACATTGAATACGTTACGCAGACCGGACCCAAGGTCCCATTGTCCAAGGACATCCGAGAAACGTTCCTGATTCCCcccatccctcgcaatatgcacccCGTCTACAACGCAGAACGGCGCGCCGACCGTGCTAAACATCTCAGCAAGAGTTACAAGGGGGCCGCGCATGTAGCTTACGTCGACGCAGCAGAGTACCCGCAACAACTGGCCATGGCGCTCGCTGTCGTCACGGGACAGAATCATGTAACTACTACCACCAGCTCCCTACTCACCACACAACCCGAAGAGGGCGAAGAAGCTGCCATCGCTTTAGCCTACGCGACGACTACCGCCTCTTGCATTGTTAGTGACAGCAAGACAGCTATCCGCAACTTCACCAAGGGCCTCATTTCACCGCAAGCGAACCGCATACTTGCAAGCACATCCCCATCTCGTCGCCGCCAAGTTCATTTAATctgggctccgggccattcgggccttgccgggaacgaagccgctcacgacgctgcccgagaaatcgtccaccgggcgcgtcacccgtcatcagagcagctaccctcccgacgagccggggcaggctgaggacgaagaaCTCGAatcctggtgcggccacgcgaaagaaagaatggtcacgtAGGGTGAAATTCtcatgcattaccgtagggcaagattgaagtacccaccccctgacaagtcgctaaataagcaacagtcgacaacatggcgattattacagacgcgaacattccctacacccacgctgtacagtcgcatatacccggacgtttacacaccacagtgcaaagcttgcgggatggctcgcgccaacctcgaccacattatctgggcatgtcccgcagcgacacacaccaccaaacacagcaagaaccctacacttaagattaccacgcccgagcagtgggaggctatgctgctcagcgcgtgcccggatgaccaactctgggcagtccggctggccgaagacgccgccaagacccaaggtctggccgccgcctgaggaaggggggctccggtagggctagtctcccggcccccgcctcccttgaccccagcaagtacaaaataaagttatgtctctctctctctctcccttgacacaaagcattgggCCCGCTGAAaaagtcgtaattgacttttgagaaaataaatactatgactttgaagggtatactggtttgtgctagatGGTCCACTCCTTTGATGAACGtgagaagaacgtgttttacccgtcccactttcttaagaggatggtaagtaactatatcacaaatcgaATGTTTTTTAGATGctaagtatcttatggcggagttcaatccggttggtggtggtggttgtgatggtgtgcggcgtgaccacccttactgcgcacgaacatatcctctccacacaccctctccccctctacactttccctctccccctctccactactccTCTCCCAATtctccctctctactttccctctccccctgttcactccccttcccctatcccctccctctttccactcttcctttgaaacgcgggctagacatgccgaaattctctcctgcacaactccgcgatgagcaccagcgcatgcgcgtcccctccccctctctctcctctcctacactccccccctctcgcacgcctgttgaccgcgttccccgctcgccctgtgagaattaacggccaggctagagggaagacaagacgcgcgtagcgttcctcttcgcgttccacgacgcgaggtcggtagcatgcccaacgaacgccaacggaacgcgatcgtgcaagtgctccggcttcgcatcgcctcatggtcccctttagcgggaaatgatgTAATTGTTTTATgtttaccttaacttcaaatttttgcatacaaaaaaaaacattacgaaccgttacggaacattcttTGTTCGTtccggaacggaacttttttgaGGTGAGaacaaaactaaaaccgaaacgaaaaacgtttcgttccgacacccagCTAGCAGCcatatatcggcttacgtttacacTAAAGTCTTTTCACACATATCTCAAAACACTAGCTATCatgtgccacctcaatatttattgatcagaggcgtgagttgggggaggggggtccCATGACATCGACCCGCAATTTGTCACAAGAAGTTAGTGATAAAAATATCTGCAGTGAGTCGCGTATTccataaaaatgttcttactggattgAGACCACTGAGAACTTGTATTTCATGGtccaagatcaaaaggcgtatcgtagggcaggggcgtagccagaatttttttctggggggggggggaattcaaccatactttatgtatgttcatgtgtgCGTTTGAATGCATGCGTCCATATATACGCAAggtaaattgaaaattttcgtgggggggttgaaacccccaaacccccccgtGACAACGCCCCTGTCGTAGCTCACCGAttgtgtgagatattggcgttaaagagcattgaaacCAGgttcgaaaaagctaattttacgctaactcGCTTATCAACCAGCCGACTAAGATTCAAGTCAacccgcgagtctgagtctgtgtgagtgCGGCTGAGTAATACgatcgtgagtttgagtccgagtgagtccggttgagaaagaGTTTAGTGattctgagttcgagtgagtccggttgagaaaaagtttggcgagtctgagtccgagtgagccctcggagcaaaatatatttcttgagggaGTCTGATTGAGCGCATGTCACAAATCTGAATTAGGTAGTGTGTCTCTTAATATCTTTTTCAGAATGTGCGTTAAAACTTGACTGCCTCACGTTATCTTAAGCAGCATCTGCCACAGAGGCTTTACGCAAAGATAAATAACATGTGCTTGTTTATATTGTTCAGTGTTTCAAGTTATTAACGATGGATTATTTCGGCCTAGCCTGTGGAAAGAATCACGGAAGGCCACATGAACTTCGCTCATAAAGTTTTTAGAATGAGTATCTACATCTCAAACTGGTTAATTATCACATTTTGTTCTGCTATAAATCGAGTAATGAAGCTGTTTTTGTAAtaattattgtttcttttttttcttctgtaaacCAGAGCTTTCTTTCGTCGTTTTTTTAGATGCCAAGAAGCCTatggccgagctcaatccggtggtcgtgtgcggcgtgaccacgcttactgcgcatgcgcatccccatCCCCCTCCTCTCCTGTCCTACGCAccgctctccctctctctcctcccctctcctacgctcccgtgccccctctcgcgcgcctctcgaccgcgttctccgctcgccctgtgagaattaacggccaggctagagggaagacatgacgcgcgtagcgttcctcttcgcgttccacgacgccaggtcggtagcataaccgacgaacgccaacggagcgcgatcgtgcaagggctccggcttcgcatcgcctcatggtcccctttagcgggagatggtgtaacttttcgTTCTTGACTACCGGCTGAACCTTCTAGAGGCTTTCAGTGCACACTGTTGCAAATAAAATTAGATCATGTTTTCTGCGTTTAAGCATGCATAGGTAGTGTGCGCAAATCTGAGAGCGCAACTAAGATAATTTGGGTAGTGACCGATATGGTGGTGTTGAAGGCTTAGGGAAGGAACTGTCTCCGGTTATCTCTTGTCCTGAAAATCACGACAAAACACACtattaaataaatgaataagtgaacgaagaaataaataaataaatgaataaataaataaataaataaataaataacgtaaGCCAACCTACCAACATGCACCCACGTTGGGACCCTAAGAGTAAGCCAAAAGATATCGTGGCTAAAACATagtcctttattttttttatttgacttctATGTAGTCAAGGAACAACGCTAGAGGCATTGCGCTTTCTTTGTTGGGTTAGTATTGATGAGGCACTTTTCATCGATTAATATTCAGCCGGAGATAAAATCCTTCAACCACTTTACTCCTTCTAGCATTTGGTTCACGTCCTTCGGAATGAAGCGCCGGGCACATGTCTGTAAAGACAATTGAGAAATCTGTAATGAcatgtttgttttattttattttattttagtcATCCACCAATTTATCAGTTTTCTTATAGAAATTCAAGAGGATCAGTACTCAAGGCTACCATGCACCTGACTGAGGCCCTGAGTATTGCGCATAAATTCTGTTTACTGTGTTTATAGTAAGGAAAATCAATGGACCGCTAATTAAAAAAGAATTTTAATTACAACAGGACGTAACTCAGTTGAAACAGCATCGCCTAATGCTGCAAATGTGGAGTACATTGCATTCACTGAATGTGTTGAATGCACGGGAAATTAGACTAAAATTTCTATTATGCGGATTAGATAAAACTTTAATGACgcataagcttcgcctttaaatgTGGAAAGCGATAGCGCGCttaggccccgttcgcatcgctttCTCATTATCTTGCCACACTTCTCAGTGCCTGAACTGTACCGTGAGAGAAGAAACACCTGCGCCTGCGAAAATGGGCGTTGTAGACTCCCATATCGCGCCTAATTCCAATACAGTTGCGAAATACCCATTATTCCATTATTGAAGATTTTGGGAAGTTGCCATGTACCCACTGCACGTttctaaggcaatacgcgcaccgaTGTAACTGCACACTTTTCTTGGTGGTGTGGCTAGCGATGATAATGAAAATTaattatggctgagacctttCTGATGAGCAGGCAGcatgggagaaagaaaaaaatcacagcatatccacggggtgaatgatgatgagtggggcgaagccacggagggaatcatctgtaaaccgtgaaactcttccgtgaaatgcgcccagtacataatataaagagtgtgaaacatcgtgtatatattaaacatcaaacttttattgtactgttggtttacatggtcccttcattatcacttgtgatcggtgaaatgcaaggaagaagtccgctcccgagcgaaagagcgaccgcattccccgctcgccctgtgcgaattaaaggcaaggctagagggaagacaggacgcgcgttccacgacgcgaggtcggtagcatgcccaacgaaagccaacggaacgcgatcgtgcaagtgctgcttcgcatcgcctcatggttccatttagcgtcccaaaaccaaacatattgctcaaggtgtgccttgcgtttttcgtagaaataatttctttatcatgtacattaagacgaaaagttgaaagctcactagagtgtatcgcccgcaaagtatgtcttttagtgtgatttaactctcgtacggcagggtcctcgcgccgttgccggtccacctcgcccgttgacgatcgggcgaggtggctacatgcaactactactactacactttaagaaaaacatttggcgttctttcgttctgcttttacaaaacatctggcgtctttcgttggtttatttcatcaatcaacggcgttttgaacaaaatttttattgtttaatcacgcacaggagaaatctcaccaggcactaccttggaggtaaacaatggctgctaatggcaatgagagacagaaaaagtcggcttttagctaacacttacacttctacttctactaacgtttcctactggaacatgccaatggctgctaatggggaatgagagacagaagaattcggcttttagttaacgcgcacgctgcgaattttttattgttcaacaacgcacaggagaaatctcccaccggcaccaccttggaggtcaaagcgtaagacttgttactcactactacgaccacgacgactacgagggacgaacgggtgccgccttaaggagcttcgcccctaaaaaaacaggaGGAAGCCCGCCTAGcattcacaagccaacctcctctgaagccgcttgctcctcgcgttcgaggctcatttcTCATGACGCTCCTGTTTCATTTACTTTTTTGGCGGGttcatgaaaaaagaaaatttgactaacgcgcgcgcctagcgtccacaagctaacctcctcggacgccacTCCCCCCTCGTGCTCCAAAcctcaccgcttgcctatcacgtgcgGGTGCtaatttcccagcatgcccctgtctcatttttttttggctgggcttcCAAAATGTCACATGACGCTCcctcgtagttttttttttattcctccatggCACGCAGGTTTGAACGACCCACTGTTTAGGCAATTGACGGATGTGACACCTGGTGCTATTTtttgcttctgccacgcaatattacacctgTTGACGCGGCTcgtcgcccgacatgacgcctatataggATCTTCATctgaagcagtttgaagcaccggcgtgAATATGTGATAGAAAACTGCCACGTACAACGCCTAGGGTCGATTCCCGCTCAAACCCAGATCTTTATTagcggcgaagcaccttagggtctcggcttgtcggcagtgcatcgtcgtctgctatcgcCGCGTGCACTGTCGTGACcaatttgcttgcttgcatcgtcgcgtcctgtccatttgcttgagcgcaagagagggcgccaccgccttagcgctcgccgtgtggcgagagagggcGAAAGGCGcgtgttgactatggaaacgctgtttctacgatgaacgctgaactaccagctcacgaggaacgagaacgcgccctcgcccgcgagagataacgccgatgaaggcagcgtctgctagcgagtttcttgattaaaaaaaaaaaaaaccgactgctcgcgctgcacaaccgttcaccgtccaccccttatatataggcactggatcttgacctgtaatgtagtgccggtgggagatttttctagCGGGtatttgaacaataaagattcgcagtgtGCAAGCTAACTAAAAGCGACCgagggtctctgtgtctaatcttttttctgtctctcattgcccattagcagtgattttgctgtgggaaacaccggcgcacactgcatgcttcacccctccacaggtttcttgttagtggagctgaaacacccttccccacATGCTTCTCCCCTCCTCAATTTTTCTTCCATGCATAGAAATTGTTCGCTAACGATTAACACCGCCGTTGCCAGATTTTCTGCGATAGGagtttcttaacgctctcgctttAATAACTGTCTTCCAGAAACATTAATTATCCCGTAATCTTGAAGCAAGAAAGCGAGGTGCGAAAAAATCTTGTTTTAAAAGTAGCATCGACGTTGTTGCGATTAGCTTGTTGGATAAGTGAGCGAAACATCACATCGCTTGTCAAACGTAAGGCCGTATGCAGTTTGGGTCCTCTTTCGATATTATGCGGTCAAAATGCGTCATGTTCCATGCCACCACGGTTTTCAGGCATGGCGCGTCTTAGGCAACCAGAGAAGGTACTTTGAAACGCTGATTGAGGTCTCCTAGCACAACACAAATTTTTAAGGATTTCTTGGCTTGCCTTCCAGCAGTGCTGTCCAGCAGTGTATATCATCCCTGTTATATAAACCACACATATAGAAACTTCAGGTATGACACTTCGACAATACCTCGTGATTTGCGTGTAACTTTGCGGAAGTTAGGTTGATCCGAATAAGTTTCCGAAATTTTCAAAACATTCGTGCGAATGTGCTCACAATTATTGGGATGCTTGCGGAATGTTTCCTTAGGAATGAAGTAATAAGTTGCCGAAGTGGGTCCGACGTAATAAATCATTTGCGCAATGCGACCAAGGCGATAGACTCGCAGTCAAACGAAGACATGACAATGAAGCGTAAACTATGAAACCTTACGTATAATTTTTACAAAACACGGCATAAGTATAAAAGACTTGCATGCGTATATGTGCTCTTCCTGCAATCGTCTGATGATTATGCTTACTGCATAATCATCATCCCCATCAGCAAGCTAGTTTCATGTCACTGCAGGGCAAGTACCTCTCAGTGACCTCCAATCTATATTGTCTTTCGGGATGTGATTGTATTTTATGCCGGCGAATTGTCTATTTCCATCGGAGTGACTATGCGAAATGACAGCAACTGGTACACAGCCGCCTCTGGAGAAAACAAACGATATCCTTTGCGGTGGGACGACGTAACAGAAGGGAAATGATCAACTGTGTGAAGCTGCTCAAAGTCTTGTAGCGTTGCGGAAAACCACGTGAACATTCTCGGCCTTCCATTTCACGAGTATGGAGGGGCGGCTTCCGTCTAAGAGAACTGAAACCTGCTTACAGCATACCTCGCGATATGCGTATGAACAAAGCACGTAGACCTGGGGCTTGAACTTTGAAGTAAGCGCTGCTTAGTTAGAAAGCTCCTTACCAAGGTGTGCTTGCCCTCACCAATGGGCAACTGAGAAGTTCGAAATGATGCACCAGGTATGTCATTGGGTGTTCACAGGTCTTCCCTGGAACGCACGAGTCGAAGATGTGCAACGCTTCTGGGGCCTAATCTCCCTCTCCCTATTTTCTTGCCTTTTCTTACCTTTTCTAGGAACCTTTTCTACGGTGCAAAGAGGGGCATTACTGCTGTCACTGTTCCACAGGTTGGGACAAGAACCCCTTGAGTTGGAGATAGAGCGCTTATTTGCCAAACATAAAAGTCCTTCCTTTTGTTCGTTCTTGGGACGACGTGCTAGTTCATGGCACGACACTTGTCACGTGCTCGATGAACGAATAATACCACGACGCCTGTAGAGACAACCTCGCACAATGGGAAGACTTGCAGGAAAATGTAATCATTACAGCAGCAGCATACAATACCCACGCCTTCTCATAGCGCTGGTAGATATTAATAGGAAACACTAGGTACAAATAAAGAATACGACAAACGGTAGCGCTATTAATCAACTCCATTGACCCACTGAAGCCTCTCAGAGTGATGGAAGAGTAGATACGGGGAAGACATATTGGCGCAACTGAACTGCGCTCCAGCGCACTGGGACAGCATCTGAAACAATGCGGTCCGTCATGCGAGCTCTTACTTTCGCGCTAATTTCCAGGAACCCGCACACCTCCCGCCGCTGCTGCCCGTGTGCACTCAGGAAGAATACCCAGCCCGCTTTTAGAACTCAACGTTACATGGGAGTTGAAGGAAAACCGCAGCGGCGTCAAGTGGTGGAGTGTCAGACTGTGATGAGGGAGGTACTTGGTTAAGAAATAAAACGCCAATATCTTTTGTAGCGCCCGTGCGCCCAGGTGCCTTCTGTGTCATCGCCTTTACCCACGCATTCACCGTCACGCGATGTACTGGGTTCGCTTTCTAGGGCTGCCTGGCAGCCACTGGTTTTCTTATTGCGGAGTGAGGCACCTCTACGTGGCTTATTAATAGAACGGTGCGACAGAAAGAGACGAAGAGATTTTAACAACGCGAACGGAAGCGCATTTTCACCTTTTCATCGCTTTCTGTCGCGCCGCTTTCGTAATAATGCAGTGGTATTCTCCAAACTGTCAGGCATACCCCCACCTGGCACTCGATGGTTTAGGTACATATATCTCGATAAGGTGGCCCCTTCTTTCCGCTGTCTTCTATGTTTCACTCCTAATCCCCTTTCTCCGCACAACGCTGTGCCGTACTCCCACATTATGGGTTGCAGCCATGAGCGCCCTTAATAACCTCAAACCATTATCAGATGGACGAAAAATGTGCTGAGCAATGCATATATTCTACTCTAGCGGCTACCTCAGAGCGTGCAAGTCTTATTAATGAAAACATTGATGGGTGCAGCCCTTTTCTAAATATGCCTTGGCGAAATGCCGTACGGAGGCAATCGCCAGGTCACCGTCAAAGGGAATGCCTCAATAGCGATGAGCACTAACAATCAAAGGCTAACCCGATGTCATAGCCAGTAATGTGCCGTGCATGCAAAGTCGTCGCTAGTACAACAGTAAAGTCCTAGTTTTTCTGTCGAACTGTTCCAGCCTCGTTGCAGCAAACAAGTAAGCACTAGGACCCTATCGTTACCTCCTTCGAGGTATATAATATGCTTCCCATTTAGGGtggcgctcagcacactagcaaaACCCTATGTAAGTGATTGCGTGAGGCCAGCCTAAACGCCTGGTACTGAGCAGGTTTTCacttttatttcatatttattttGTGATACGTAGTTGACCCTCATGCCTATTCTGGCCACCAAGATGTAATTATTTAACAGCCCCGAAGCTTCAAAGACAATAATGGTGACAAAAAGCAACACGTTCGTCCTTGCGTCTTTTCTGGTCTGCGTAATTTTAGCGCCGTTCAAATGTGATGAAATCGTACGCAGTAATTATCCAATACAACTATTTGTCAGAAGTATTCTTGTCGTTAACGCTagttcatttttcattttttcgTGGGCTGCAATGAATAACAGTTTTCATTTCATTAATGAAACGAGAGAGAACAGGGAGCGTAGGTTACGCCGCAGATTTGTAATAGGGAGCGTGGCACTTACTTTGTACACATTTGTAACTGCATCAACGTCAATGTTATATCTCTTTGGAGCATTCTGCGCAGT harbors:
- the LOC119391723 gene encoding uncharacterized protein LOC119391723 — encoded protein: MDKEDKFPHTMIGFRPRLSTQDVMLQLQHQVLDTRQGPKLDTRAVLGLDLTKAFDNVTHRAILEALSELNVGAKTYSYIKDFLSNRTATLTIGGLQSEVIKLGSKGTPQGSVLSPMLFNIALMGLPTQLSAIPRLNHCLYADDITLWTAGGSDGEIEETLQEAINAVVEYVEPRGLSCSSSKSELLIIRPATHRRTSQESTHPIMLEVKGHPIPCVPSLRVLGLRIQQNRKNTETIECLKTHATQIGRLIARIANKHMGMKEDNLLRLVQAFIISRIVYVAPFLCLSNAEKHKINIIIKKAYKQALHVPQSTENQKLMELGLHNTIEELIEAQRISHYERLSQTQTGRHILRTLDIEYVTQTGPKVPLSKDIRETFLIPPIPRNMHPVYNAERRADRAKHLSKSYKGAAHVAYVDAAEYPQQLAMALAVVTGQNHVTTTTSSLLTTQPEEGEEAAIALAYATTTASCIVSDSKTAIRNFTKGLISPQANRILNVR